From the Endozoicomonas sp. Mp262 genome, the window GGGGATGATTCTATCAGTTAAGTATTATAGGTCATAGTCATCTTCACATTAGATGCTTGAGTTGATAAAGCAACTCTAATGCCTGACGTGGGCTGATATCATCCGGGTTAATGGTTTCCAGCATGTCCACGGCAGGGTGTGGCTGTGGTTCAGAGAATAAATCGGACTGGACGGGGGAGCTGGCAGTGGCAGGTACTTGGGATGAAGGTGAGTCCTCCTGCTCAAGCTGTGCCAATTTTAGTTGAGCCTGATTGATCACATGTCGGGGTACACCCGCTAGCTGAGCTACCTGTAAACCGTAACTTTGGCTGGCAGGCCCCTCCTGCACTGCATGGAGGAATACAATACGATCATCATGTTCGGTGGCATTTAAATGAACATTGGTAACATTATTGCATTGCTCCGGTAATTGGGTCAGTTCGAAATAATGGGTGGCAAACAGGGTAAATGCCTTGACGGATTCAGCAAGATAATGAGCACAAGCCCATGCCAGGGATAAACCATCAAAAGTACTGGTTCCCCGGCCTACCTCGTCCATGAGCACCAAACTATACTCGGTTGCATTATGAAGGATATTGGCGGTTTCGGTCATCTCCACCATAAAGGTGGAGCGACCGCCTGCCAGGTCATCGGATGAGCCTATTCGAGTAAATATGCGATCCACCAGGCCAATCTTTGCTTCACTGGCGGGTACAAAGCTGCCTATATGCGCCAATAAGACAATCAGGGCGGTTTGTCGCATATAGGTGGATTTACCCCCCATATTGGGGCCGGTAATCACTAGCATGCGTCGGCCACTATGGAGTGATGTACTGTTGGCGACAAAGGGAGAGTCCAGCACTTGCTCCACAACAGGATGACGCCCTTCTTTTATTTCAATGCCTGGTGCCTGAACCAGGTCTGGTGGAGAAAAGTGCAGGGTTTCTGCGCGCTCGGCAAGATTGTTAAGTACATCAAGTTCTGAAAGACAGAGGGCGCACTCTTGCAGAGGAGCAAGATGTCCGAGTAACTGTTCCAGAAGGCTGTCGTATAATGCTTTTTCCCTCGCTAATGCACGGCTTTTACTGGATAAGGCCTTATCTTCAAACTCCTTAAGTTCCGGGGTAATAAAGCGTTCGGTATTTTTTAGGGTTTGCCTGCGGATATAGTCAACAGGAGCATCTTCAGATTCCCGTCGGCTGAGTTCAATATAATAGCCGTGTACTCGATTAAAGCCGACTTTCAGGGAAGATAATTGAGTTCGTTCCCGTTCCCTTTGTTCAAGCTGAACAAGGTAGTCGCCAGCATTCTGGCTAATGGAGCGAAGCTCATCCAGTTCGGGGTCATAGCCTTCTGCGATAACGCCACCATCCCGGATAACCACCGGTGGATTTTCTATGATGGCTTTTTGCAGCAACTCTGCCAGTTCGGGGTGTTCACTGACGCCTTCAGCAAGGACGTGTATTGGCTGACTATCAATAGTGGCCAGGGATTGCTGTAGTTCAGGTAACAGGTGAAGGGCATCCCTGAGTCGGGCCAGGTCTCTGGGACGCGCTGACTTCAAGGCCACCCGGGCAAGGATACGTTCAATGTCGCCGATGCCTTTCAGTATGTGATGGATAGCCTCAAAGTGATAGCCATTTTTGATGGCGGCAATACTGGATTGTCTGTCCTGCAGTTTTTTCAGGTTGCGAATAGGCCGATTCAGCCAGCGTGCCAGTAGTCGGCTGCCCATAGCAGTGGCGGTGTTGTCCATTACCTCAGTCAGAGTGTGTTCACGGCCGCCGGAAAGGTTAATGGTGAGCTCCAGGTTACGTCTGCTGGCGGCATCAAGTACCACGCTTTCTTCGCGGTTTTCCTGACTCAGCTGGCGGATGTGGGGAAGGGCTGTACGTTGGGTTTCTTTCGCGTACTGTATCAAACAACCAGCGGACTCAAGAGCCGTATGAAGGTGGGCACAGCCAAAGCCTTCCAGATCCTTTGTCTGGAATTGGCGGGTTAATTGCTCTATGGCCGTTTGCAGTTCAAAGTCCCAGGGTGGCCGTCTGCAAAAACCATGGCGTTGTGTCAGTGGAATAGGCCATTCGTGGTTTTCGTTGCACAGTACTTCGGCTGGGTTCAGTCGCTCTACCTCCGATAGCATGGCTTCCTCACCACTCACTTCAAGGACAGAAAAGCGGCCACTGGTGATATCCAGAACAGCAATGCCAAAAAGTGTCTCATGGCGGGTTACGGCCATAAGCAGGTTGTCCTGGCGTTCATCCAGTAACGCTTCATCACTGATGGTTCCCGGAGTTAAAATGCGGGCTACTTGTCTTTCAACGGGGCCTTTTGATGTGG encodes:
- the mutS gene encoding DNA mismatch repair protein MutS, producing MKNTDLSKHTPMMQQYLRIKQQHRDHMVFYRMGDFYELFYEDAKKAARLLDITLTARGQSAGEPIPMAGIPYHSVEGYLAKLLRSGQSVAICEQVGDPATSKGPVERQVARILTPGTISDEALLDERQDNLLMAVTRHETLFGIAVLDITSGRFSVLEVSGEEAMLSEVERLNPAEVLCNENHEWPIPLTQRHGFCRRPPWDFELQTAIEQLTRQFQTKDLEGFGCAHLHTALESAGCLIQYAKETQRTALPHIRQLSQENREESVVLDAASRRNLELTINLSGGREHTLTEVMDNTATAMGSRLLARWLNRPIRNLKKLQDRQSSIAAIKNGYHFEAIHHILKGIGDIERILARVALKSARPRDLARLRDALHLLPELQQSLATIDSQPIHVLAEGVSEHPELAELLQKAIIENPPVVIRDGGVIAEGYDPELDELRSISQNAGDYLVQLEQRERERTQLSSLKVGFNRVHGYYIELSRRESEDAPVDYIRRQTLKNTERFITPELKEFEDKALSSKSRALAREKALYDSLLEQLLGHLAPLQECALCLSELDVLNNLAERAETLHFSPPDLVQAPGIEIKEGRHPVVEQVLDSPFVANSTSLHSGRRMLVITGPNMGGKSTYMRQTALIVLLAHIGSFVPASEAKIGLVDRIFTRIGSSDDLAGGRSTFMVEMTETANILHNATEYSLVLMDEVGRGTSTFDGLSLAWACAHYLAESVKAFTLFATHYFELTQLPEQCNNVTNVHLNATEHDDRIVFLHAVQEGPASQSYGLQVAQLAGVPRHVINQAQLKLAQLEQEDSPSSQVPATASSPVQSDLFSEPQPHPAVDMLETINPDDISPRQALELLYQLKHLM